One Curtobacterium sp. BH-2-1-1 genomic region harbors:
- the rplJ gene encoding 50S ribosomal protein L10, which yields MANKEAAVAELTESFRSSNAVLLTEYRGLTVAQLKELRNSIREHATYAVVKNTLTKIAANNAGISSFDDELAGPSALAFVHGDTVAVAKSLRAFAKANPELVVKGGYFDGNPLSATEVDKLADLESREVLLGKLAGAFKASLFGAAYLFQAPLSQAVRTVDALREKQESAA from the coding sequence ATGGCGAACAAGGAAGCTGCGGTCGCCGAGCTCACGGAGTCCTTCCGTAGCTCGAACGCCGTTCTGCTCACCGAGTACCGCGGTCTCACGGTCGCGCAGCTCAAGGAGCTCCGCAACTCGATCCGTGAGCACGCCACGTACGCCGTGGTGAAGAACACGCTGACCAAGATCGCGGCGAACAACGCCGGCATCTCGTCGTTCGACGACGAGCTCGCCGGTCCGTCCGCTCTCGCCTTTGTCCACGGTGACACCGTCGCCGTCGCGAAGTCGCTGCGTGCATTCGCCAAGGCGAACCCCGAGCTCGTGGTGAAGGGTGGTTACTTCGACGGTAACCCGCTCTCCGCGACCGAGGTGGACAAGCTCGCCGACCTCGAGTCCCGTGAAGTCCTGCTCGGCAAGCTCGCCGGCGCCTTCAAGGCCTCGCTGTTCGGTGCTGCGTACCTGTTCCAGGCCCCCCTCTCGCAGGCCGTCCGCACCGTGGACGCCCTTCGCGAGAAGCAGGAGTCCGCGGCCTGA
- the rplL gene encoding 50S ribosomal protein L7/L12, translating to MAKLSQDELIEAFKELTLIELSDFVKKFEEVFEVTAAAPVAAAAPAAAGAPAEAAEEKSEFDVVLKSAGDKKIQVIKEVRGLTSLGLGEAKALVETADAKILEGVNKETADKAKEALEAAGATIELA from the coding sequence ATGGCGAAGCTTTCGCAGGACGAGCTCATCGAGGCCTTCAAGGAGCTCACGCTCATCGAGCTCTCGGACTTCGTGAAGAAGTTCGAAGAGGTCTTCGAGGTCACCGCGGCCGCCCCGGTCGCCGCTGCCGCTCCGGCTGCCGCCGGCGCCCCGGCCGAGGCCGCTGAGGAGAAGTCGGAGTTCGACGTCGTCCTCAAGTCCGCTGGTGACAAGAAGATCCAGGTCATCAAGGAGGTCCGTGGCCTGACGTCGCTCGGCCTCGGTGAGGCCAAGGCGCTCGTCGAGACCGCCGACGCCAAGATCCTCGAGGGTGTCAACAAGGAGACGGCCGACAAGGCGAAGGAGGCCCTCGAGGCCGCCGGCGCCACGATCGAGCTCGCGTAG
- a CDS encoding amino acid permease, producing MRPFPVPFPAPLEVPLTSAPTRPTSLRAQLARRKPIEQLQAEASAGVDGEPLRRSLGVWHLTMISVGATLGTGILVVLGTAVPLAGPAVWISFVVAGVAALLSALSYAEMAGAVPTSGSSYSYTYATMGEGIAWVCGWCLVLEYAVSVAAVAVGASEYVDETLRVFGLHLPTALSAPPGEGGMVNLPAAVLVLLATAVLLPGARESAWVNTVMVIVKIALLVFFVIVAFSAFQAQNFEPLAPMGAAGVTAAASRLFFSYIGFDAASTAGEEAKNPRRDLPRAIIGSIALITALYILVAIAAIGARSWTSFSSTEASLVRIVVDVTGQPWVALVFSIGAVIAIASVVLTVLYGQTRILLTMARDGLVPKVFGRVSHRTGTPVWNTLIIGVVVTIVAALVPLGELADATSIGTLVAFALVNVSVIVLRRTQPSLERSYRVPLFPVVPIIGALCCVLLAVFLGIGTWIAFGIWMVAGAALYLAYGRRHSTLR from the coding sequence ATGCGACCATTTCCCGTCCCCTTCCCCGCACCACTCGAGGTCCCATTGACGTCCGCGCCCACCCGCCCCACGTCCCTCCGCGCACAGCTCGCCCGACGGAAGCCGATCGAGCAGCTGCAGGCCGAGGCCTCGGCGGGGGTGGACGGCGAGCCGCTCCGGCGGTCGCTCGGGGTCTGGCACCTCACGATGATCAGTGTCGGCGCCACGCTCGGCACCGGCATCCTCGTCGTCCTCGGGACCGCCGTGCCGCTCGCCGGTCCCGCGGTCTGGATCTCCTTCGTCGTCGCCGGTGTCGCCGCCCTCCTCTCGGCGCTGTCGTACGCCGAGATGGCGGGTGCCGTGCCGACGTCCGGGTCGAGCTACTCGTACACCTACGCCACCATGGGCGAGGGCATCGCCTGGGTGTGCGGCTGGTGCCTCGTGCTCGAGTACGCCGTCTCCGTGGCCGCCGTGGCGGTCGGCGCGAGCGAGTACGTCGACGAGACCCTGCGGGTGTTCGGGCTGCACCTGCCGACCGCACTGTCGGCGCCTCCGGGCGAGGGCGGCATGGTCAACCTGCCGGCCGCCGTCCTGGTGCTGCTCGCCACGGCGGTCCTCCTCCCGGGTGCGCGCGAGAGCGCCTGGGTGAACACGGTCATGGTCATCGTGAAGATCGCCCTGCTCGTGTTCTTCGTCATCGTGGCGTTCTCGGCGTTCCAGGCGCAGAACTTCGAGCCGCTCGCACCGATGGGTGCCGCCGGGGTCACCGCGGCCGCGTCCCGGCTGTTCTTCTCGTACATCGGGTTCGACGCCGCGTCGACCGCCGGAGAAGAGGCGAAGAACCCGCGGCGGGACCTCCCCCGCGCGATCATCGGGTCGATCGCGCTCATCACGGCGCTGTACATCCTCGTCGCGATCGCGGCCATCGGCGCCCGCTCGTGGACGTCGTTCTCGTCGACCGAGGCCTCGCTCGTGCGCATCGTCGTCGACGTCACCGGACAGCCGTGGGTCGCCCTGGTGTTCTCGATCGGCGCCGTCATCGCGATCGCGAGCGTCGTGCTCACCGTGCTCTACGGGCAGACCCGCATCCTGCTCACGATGGCCCGCGACGGACTCGTGCCGAAGGTGTTCGGCCGGGTCTCGCACCGCACCGGCACCCCGGTCTGGAACACCCTCATCATCGGGGTCGTCGTGACGATCGTCGCCGCACTGGTACCGCTCGGGGAGCTCGCGGACGCGACGAGCATCGGCACGCTCGTGGCGTTCGCCCTCGTGAACGTGTCGGTCATCGTGCTCCGTCGGACCCAGCCGTCGCTCGAGCGGTCGTACCGCGTGCCGCTGTTCCCCGTCGTGCCGATCATCGGCGCGCTCTGCTGCGTGCTGCTCGCGGTGTTCCTCGGCATCGGCACCTGGATCGCCTTCGGCATCTGGATGGTCGCCGGCGCCGCGCTCTACCTGGCCTACGGCCGCCGCCACAGCACGCTGCGCTGA
- a CDS encoding ABC transporter ATP-binding protein → MHGGMRGGGGGGGGGRGGGRISSGDFEAQKAANAEAPKIPNLLKRIAGLFVPHRNAIILTVVLVLIGAAISVVPPLLTQRAFDEGLFPKGGGGPDLPVLYVLVGAMVVLWIASAGIGVWQTYLTATVGNKVMGAMRMRLFGHLQRMELAFFTRTKTGVIQSRLQNDVGGVASVLNNTISSILGNTVTVIAAVVAMLLLSWQMTLVAVVLLPLLVIAQRRVGQVRAKIAAQTQESLSDMTAITQEALSVSGILLAKSFNQQRAETQRYGNENRNQIRLQVRQQMSGQWFFAIVSIFLSIIPAIIYVVAAYLIIGDVPITAGTIVAFTTVQSRLLFPTVGLLRVVLDLQTSGALFARIFEYLDLQPAITDPPTAKPVDESRVGHVAFDDVTFTYPDGEADKPTLRGVSFELQPGQFAAFVGPSGAGKTTVSYLVPRLYEATAGSVRFAGQDVRELAHEDLMRHVGIVSQETYLFHATIGDNLRYAKPDATDDEIEQAARAANIHETIASFPDSYETVVGERGYRLSGGEKQRIAIARVLLKDPPVLVLDEATSALDSISERVVQTALDNAAAGRTTISIAHRLSTIRDADVIFVLDHGRIVEQGTHEELLERDGTYAMLHHQQNAPADAVGS, encoded by the coding sequence ATGCACGGCGGGATGCGCGGCGGCGGCGGCGGCGGTGGTGGCGGTCGCGGTGGCGGTCGGATCTCCAGTGGCGACTTCGAAGCGCAGAAGGCCGCCAACGCCGAGGCGCCCAAGATCCCGAACCTCCTCAAGCGCATCGCCGGGCTGTTCGTGCCGCACCGGAACGCGATCATCCTGACCGTCGTACTGGTGCTGATCGGCGCCGCGATCTCCGTCGTCCCACCGCTCCTCACCCAGCGGGCGTTCGACGAGGGGCTCTTCCCGAAGGGCGGCGGCGGGCCCGACCTGCCCGTGCTGTACGTCCTCGTCGGCGCCATGGTGGTGCTCTGGATCGCGAGCGCGGGGATCGGCGTCTGGCAGACCTACCTCACCGCGACGGTCGGCAACAAGGTCATGGGCGCGATGCGCATGCGGCTGTTCGGACACCTCCAGCGCATGGAGCTCGCGTTCTTCACCCGCACGAAGACCGGTGTCATCCAGTCCCGCCTGCAGAACGACGTCGGTGGCGTCGCGAGCGTGCTCAACAACACGATCTCGTCGATCCTCGGCAACACGGTGACGGTGATCGCCGCCGTCGTCGCGATGCTGCTCCTCAGCTGGCAGATGACCCTCGTCGCGGTCGTCCTGCTGCCCCTCCTCGTGATCGCGCAGCGACGGGTCGGCCAGGTCCGCGCCAAGATCGCCGCGCAGACACAGGAGTCGCTGTCGGACATGACCGCGATCACGCAGGAGGCACTGAGCGTCTCCGGCATCCTGCTCGCGAAGAGCTTCAACCAGCAGCGTGCGGAGACGCAGCGGTACGGCAACGAGAACCGCAACCAGATCCGCCTGCAGGTCCGTCAGCAGATGTCCGGTCAGTGGTTCTTCGCGATCGTGTCGATCTTCCTGTCGATCATCCCGGCGATCATCTACGTCGTCGCCGCGTACCTCATCATCGGCGACGTGCCGATCACGGCCGGCACGATCGTGGCCTTCACCACCGTGCAGTCCCGGCTGCTGTTCCCGACCGTCGGCCTGCTCCGGGTCGTCCTCGACCTGCAGACCTCCGGCGCGCTGTTCGCCCGCATCTTCGAGTACCTCGACCTCCAGCCCGCCATCACGGACCCGCCCACGGCGAAGCCCGTCGACGAGTCCCGGGTGGGGCACGTCGCCTTCGACGACGTGACGTTCACCTACCCGGACGGCGAGGCGGACAAGCCGACCCTCCGCGGGGTGTCGTTCGAGCTCCAGCCCGGTCAGTTCGCCGCGTTCGTGGGGCCGTCGGGTGCGGGGAAGACGACCGTGTCGTACCTCGTGCCCCGGCTGTACGAGGCGACCGCGGGCTCGGTCCGGTTCGCCGGACAGGACGTCCGCGAGCTGGCGCACGAGGACCTCATGCGCCACGTCGGCATCGTCAGCCAGGAGACCTACCTCTTCCACGCCACCATCGGCGACAACCTGCGCTACGCCAAGCCGGACGCGACCGACGACGAGATCGAGCAGGCCGCGCGCGCGGCGAACATCCACGAGACGATCGCCTCGTTCCCGGACAGCTACGAGACGGTCGTCGGGGAGCGCGGCTACCGGCTGTCCGGCGGCGAGAAGCAGCGGATCGCGATCGCGCGGGTGCTGCTCAAGGACCCGCCGGTGCTCGTGCTCGACGAGGCGACGAGCGCCCTCGACTCGATCTCCGAGCGTGTCGTGCAGACGGCCCTCGACAACGCCGCGGCGGGCCGGACGACGATCTCGATCGCGCACCGGCTCTCGACGATCCGCGACGCCGACGTCATCTTCGTGCTCGACCACGGGCGGATCGTCGAGCAGGGTACGCACGAGGAGCTCCTCGAGCGGGACGGCACCTACGCGATGCTGCACCACCAGCAGAACGCCCCCGCCGACGCCGTCGGCAGCTGA
- a CDS encoding adenylate/guanylate cyclase domain-containing protein, with amino-acid sequence MTAVPPTSDPIPPTGPIAPDAPRVVEDAPRKKGKFRAFLTSGSLDIQSKLLVMLLAVSIVAALVVGVVGYLNGRSSLEAAAFNQVTSLREARITELQRSFGQFTQMVVAQTRNESVIGATKAFESGWDDLQSRPVSDDDHTKVEDWYRDSFVPQLDDRNGGTANPDQFAPTEDPQAYLQARYTAPFTDYDKAIDQDDAGDGSAWSAAHAEYQPYFKQAVEAAGYEDLLLMDTDGDVVYSAYSGADLGTNLESGPYRDSNLTTGYQQALQLTSSDDFVVTDFARYVPSLNVPTLWVMSPVAEDGKIIGVMAVQVPVDLITQVMTGNEQWKDDGLGDTGESYLIGADHLMRSYPRQLIEHPKQYQRDVVAAGTAPSTAARQVAVKGSVLLQEVNTTPVTRALQGKSGTVISTDYRGKEVLAAYAPLEVDGLRWVVVAQMDTAEAFAPVNDFARNIGLALVGIIVLVSLLSLLLAQVFVRPIRRLQTAVNRVSSGDLGVEVQTKAGDEIGDLGLAFNDMSRSLQVKQDLLDEQRRQNDTLLLTLMPEEVARRYKQGDETIAADHQDVAVVYADIIGFDEFAAGLTAEESLSLVNDVWRSLDEAATRHGVERVRTTRSGYLASCGLSVPRVDNVRRVVDWAEEAQGVLERFNAQHGSKIGLRAGIDTGQVTSGLVGRSSIVYDMWGDAVSLALRVQGIAPAPGVYATQRVVDKLGDRGGVQDVGEVQTQAGPQRVWKLERTGAAS; translated from the coding sequence GTGACAGCTGTCCCACCGACGTCCGACCCCATCCCGCCGACGGGCCCGATCGCCCCCGATGCACCACGCGTCGTCGAGGACGCGCCCCGCAAGAAGGGGAAGTTCCGCGCGTTCCTCACGAGCGGCTCCCTCGACATCCAGTCCAAGCTCCTCGTGATGCTCCTCGCGGTGAGCATCGTGGCGGCGCTGGTCGTGGGTGTCGTCGGCTACCTCAACGGCCGGAGCTCGCTCGAGGCCGCGGCGTTCAACCAGGTGACCTCGTTGCGCGAGGCGAGGATCACCGAACTGCAGCGCTCGTTCGGCCAGTTCACCCAGATGGTCGTCGCGCAGACCCGCAACGAGAGCGTCATCGGCGCGACGAAGGCCTTCGAGTCCGGGTGGGACGACCTGCAGTCGCGGCCGGTGTCCGACGACGACCACACGAAGGTCGAGGACTGGTACCGGGACTCCTTCGTCCCGCAGCTCGACGACCGCAACGGCGGCACCGCCAACCCGGACCAGTTCGCGCCGACCGAGGACCCGCAGGCCTACCTGCAGGCGCGGTACACGGCGCCGTTCACCGACTACGACAAGGCCATCGACCAGGACGACGCCGGGGACGGCAGTGCGTGGTCGGCGGCGCACGCCGAGTACCAGCCGTACTTCAAGCAGGCGGTCGAGGCCGCCGGGTACGAGGACCTCCTGCTCATGGACACCGACGGGGACGTCGTGTACTCGGCGTACTCCGGCGCGGACCTCGGCACGAACCTCGAGAGCGGGCCCTACCGCGACTCGAACCTCACGACCGGGTACCAGCAGGCACTGCAGCTGACGAGCTCGGACGACTTCGTGGTGACGGACTTCGCGCGGTACGTGCCGAGCCTCAACGTCCCGACGCTCTGGGTGATGTCGCCGGTGGCCGAGGACGGCAAGATCATCGGGGTGATGGCCGTCCAGGTGCCGGTCGACCTCATCACGCAGGTCATGACGGGCAACGAGCAGTGGAAGGACGACGGCCTCGGGGACACCGGGGAGTCGTACCTCATCGGTGCCGACCACCTCATGCGGTCGTACCCGCGCCAGCTCATCGAGCACCCGAAGCAGTACCAGCGCGACGTCGTCGCTGCCGGGACGGCGCCCTCGACGGCGGCCCGCCAGGTCGCGGTGAAGGGCTCCGTGCTCCTGCAGGAGGTGAACACCACCCCGGTGACACGGGCGCTGCAGGGCAAGTCCGGCACCGTGATCTCGACCGACTACCGCGGGAAGGAAGTACTCGCGGCGTACGCGCCGCTCGAGGTCGACGGGCTCCGCTGGGTCGTCGTGGCGCAGATGGACACCGCCGAGGCGTTCGCCCCGGTGAACGACTTCGCCCGCAACATCGGCCTCGCGCTCGTCGGCATCATCGTCCTCGTCAGCCTGCTGTCGCTGCTGCTGGCCCAGGTGTTCGTCCGGCCGATCCGGCGGTTGCAGACCGCGGTGAACCGGGTCTCGTCCGGCGACCTCGGCGTCGAGGTGCAGACGAAGGCCGGCGACGAGATCGGCGACCTCGGACTCGCGTTCAACGACATGAGCCGCAGCCTCCAGGTGAAGCAGGACCTGCTCGACGAGCAGCGACGGCAGAACGACACCCTGCTGCTGACGCTCATGCCGGAGGAGGTCGCCCGTCGCTACAAGCAGGGCGACGAGACGATCGCGGCCGACCACCAGGACGTCGCCGTCGTCTACGCGGACATCATCGGGTTCGACGAGTTCGCCGCCGGCCTCACCGCCGAGGAGTCCCTGTCCCTCGTCAACGACGTCTGGCGCTCCCTCGACGAGGCGGCCACCCGCCACGGCGTCGAGCGGGTGCGCACGACCCGGAGCGGGTACCTCGCCAGCTGCGGCCTGAGCGTGCCGCGCGTGGACAACGTCCGCCGCGTCGTCGACTGGGCGGAGGAGGCGCAGGGCGTGCTCGAGCGATTCAACGCGCAGCACGGGTCGAAGATCGGGTTGCGCGCCGGCATCGACACCGGCCAGGTCACGAGCGGGCTCGTCGGGCGCTCGAGCATCGTCTACGACATGTGGGGCGACGCCGTCAGCCTGGCGTTGCGGGTGCAGGGGATCGCCCCGGCGCCGGGGGTGTACGCGACGCAGCGCGTGGTCGACAAGCTCGGCGACCGCGGGGGCGTGCAGGACGTCGGCGAGGTGCAGACGCAGGCCGGACCGCAGCGGGTCTGGAAGCTCGAGCGCACCGGAGCGGCGTCGTGA
- a CDS encoding mechanosensitive ion channel domain-containing protein — MTAFWEQPWFWPAISVIVGLPLLLLVLTELQSNLERRGNSLHKVVGLLRNAVVPIIAILVLSVQVTDAVDPGKPVVNQIIGTVLGFLVIVFVLNGLNIVLFTNARKGTWREKIPSIFVDIARIVLIALGLALVFKIVWGADVGGIFTALGVGSLVIGLALQSAVGPVIAGLFLLFEQPFRLGDWLDAGGVRGRVVEVNWRSVHIDTGAGILIMPNSSLAGASFTNLSRTGGTFPVATDVTFTTDDPPAAVVALLQRVASGLPQRYPGTQPVAVPTGGSSYTVSFEVRGPSQEGDALAQFRMWLWYAARRAGLGLDGDTTDDFVTDERRDAALASIAPTLYLTGDDGAALAPLVRLERYAAGETIVTAGTVPDAVRFVLSGSVDLRVPFEDAELPATRVETGDYLGQTALTREALLTTAVALTEVAVLVVPATALDQIVRGTPALARDMGEVIDRRRQEVSAAVSAHVASQRKTVSAA, encoded by the coding sequence GTGACCGCGTTCTGGGAGCAGCCGTGGTTCTGGCCGGCGATCAGCGTCATCGTCGGCCTGCCGCTGCTGCTGCTCGTCCTGACCGAGCTGCAGTCGAACCTCGAGCGGCGAGGCAACTCGCTGCACAAGGTGGTCGGACTGCTGCGGAACGCCGTGGTGCCGATCATCGCGATCCTCGTCCTGTCCGTCCAGGTCACCGACGCGGTCGACCCGGGCAAGCCCGTGGTGAACCAGATCATCGGCACGGTGCTCGGGTTCCTCGTGATCGTGTTCGTCCTGAACGGGCTGAACATCGTCCTGTTCACGAACGCCCGGAAGGGCACCTGGCGCGAGAAGATCCCGTCGATCTTCGTGGACATCGCCCGCATCGTGCTCATCGCGCTCGGGCTGGCGCTGGTGTTCAAGATCGTCTGGGGCGCGGACGTCGGCGGGATCTTCACCGCGCTCGGTGTCGGCTCGCTCGTCATCGGCCTCGCGCTGCAGTCCGCCGTCGGTCCGGTGATCGCCGGGCTGTTCCTGCTGTTCGAGCAGCCGTTCCGGCTGGGGGACTGGCTCGACGCCGGTGGCGTGCGCGGCCGGGTGGTCGAGGTGAACTGGCGGTCGGTGCACATCGACACGGGCGCCGGGATCCTCATCATGCCGAACTCCTCGTTGGCGGGGGCGTCGTTCACGAACCTCAGCCGGACAGGAGGCACGTTCCCGGTCGCCACGGACGTCACGTTCACGACGGACGACCCTCCGGCAGCGGTGGTCGCCCTGCTGCAGCGGGTCGCGTCCGGCCTGCCCCAGCGGTACCCCGGCACGCAGCCGGTGGCGGTGCCGACCGGCGGATCGTCGTACACCGTGTCCTTCGAGGTCCGCGGACCGTCGCAGGAGGGCGATGCGCTCGCCCAGTTCCGGATGTGGCTCTGGTACGCCGCCCGGCGCGCAGGGCTCGGCCTCGACGGCGACACGACCGACGACTTCGTCACTGACGAGCGGCGGGACGCCGCCCTGGCGTCGATCGCGCCCACGCTGTACCTGACGGGCGACGACGGGGCCGCGCTGGCACCGCTCGTCCGGCTCGAGCGGTACGCCGCCGGCGAGACGATCGTCACGGCCGGCACGGTGCCCGACGCGGTCCGGTTCGTCCTGTCCGGCAGCGTCGACCTGCGCGTCCCGTTCGAGGACGCCGAGTTGCCGGCGACCCGCGTCGAGACCGGCGACTACCTCGGGCAGACGGCGTTGACCCGGGAGGCGCTGCTCACCACCGCCGTCGCGCTCACCGAGGTCGCGGTGCTGGTCGTGCCCGCCACCGCGCTCGACCAGATCGTGCGCGGCACGCCGGCGCTCGCCCGGGACATGGGGGAGGTCATCGACCGCCGCCGGCAGGAGGTCTCCGCGGCGGTGTCCGCCCACGTCGCATCCCAGCGGAAGACGGTGTCCGCCGCCTAG